The genomic region ACTGGCTTGTTACCAGTAATGGATTCTTAGCCATAGGTGGGCGTGACGCAGACCAGAACGAGTCAATAGTGAAGCGTTATCTTAATCCGCGTAGAATATTCATGCACGCGGATATACATGGCGCGCCCGCAGTTGTCGTGTTTGCAGAGGGGCATGAGCCACCAGAGACTGATCTCCGCGAGGCAGCACTGTTAACAGCGGCTTACTCAAAGGCGTGGAAGAGTGGTGTAGGAAGTGTAGATGTTTACTGGGTTTGGGGTAACCAGGTATCGAAGTCTCCTCCACCCGGCGAGTACATCTCAAAGGGAGCATTCATGGTTTATGGAAAGCGCAACTATATCCGAGGTGTTGAGCTTAGGCTCGCCCTAGGCGTTGGAAAGGAAAATGACTATCCAGTCGTAATAATTGGTCCCGAGTATCTTGTGAAGAGGAGGAGCCTTGTTTATGCGGTACTTATACCAGGAGACGAGGATCCCTCACTGCTTGCAAAAAGCCTTAAGAAGCGCTTCTACAAAAACGCCAGTGATGAACACCGAGAGCTAATTAGTGCTCTTAGTGTTGAAGACATTCGCGAGAGGATACCTGGACGTTCACGCCTCCTCAGCATAGCTAAGGGGGATGCGCTTGAGCCGCCAAGACCCATTAAGTACATATTTCGAGAAGAGAATGGCTAGGTCAAAGCTAGCCCTAGTAAGAGTGCTCTCGGGCTTTATCTTAGGCCTAATTGCGGGGAAGCTTGACGCAAGCCTCTGCTGGGTCTCAGCACTAATATTCGTGATAATCTACATAGCCACCATATATGTTTGGCCGCGTGGCGATACACTTGGGAGAAACGATGTTGTCTCCGCTGGAATAATTAGCAGCCCTGCAGCACTTATGCTTGGATACTTTATCGGCTCAGTGCTCTGAACTCCAAAATACACTTATCTGTTTATCCTCTATTTAGTTCTCTATACTCTTCCAGCCCTAACCCTCTAGCCAAGAGTTCTACGACCTCTCTAGATATCAGTGGTTTCCCATCCACAGCTGGATACGAGAATGGAAGTTCTATTTCAACTTCCACTAGCCCGAGATTAACTGTTATTCGGGGCCTATGTACGAGGGGAACATCGGAGGGATTAGCGCCCTCTATGACACGAAGGGCGACGTATACGGCGCCATCAATGCTTAGCTGATACGGGCCCAGGCTCCTTGACCGCATACCGGGCGCACGCGAAGTTAGAAGCTTTCTTGTCCTCGCCCGGGGCGGGTGATCGCCTAGAATACCCCCTATAACTATCGCTTCTGCCCTAGCAGCCTCTGCTGGCTCTAAGACCTTTTCCGCAAAGGGATCAAGGATTATTACATGTCCGGGATCAGAGTAAAGCACATCCCTAAGTTCAAGTACTGACTCTCCAAAACAACTACAAGTATTACCACATAGTCCGTGTCTTCTTGCCTCCGTGAGGTACCGGCCAAGATTAGTTATGACTAGTCTTTCGCCCGCGATGTTTTTCGCATGCTGGTATTCTGCCCTAATCCACTTCGAGAAATGATTCTCCAGATGCTCTATCACTATTAGCGGCTTTCTCTTTTTTCCACAGTTCTTTTCTCCGTGCCTCAAGAAGTTCAATAGGGTAGCCCATATATTCAGCCGCCGACATTACCCGCTTATTAATACTCCTTAGCTCCTCTAGGTAAGAAGGATAGTTTAGATCTCGTGCAAAGTGATGATCGACTATAACGGTATCAACGCTTTCCACGAGTTTTCTCAGATTGCTGAGGCCCTGGTTTACCTTGTCCTCCTCAACCTTTATTCCTGCAAAGTAGGTCGGAGGCCCACTTATGATTACGAGTGATGGTTTCCAAGAAAGAATGACATCTAGTGCTTTTCTGGACATAGGGCCTTGGACATCAGATGCATGAACTATTTTTTCGCCGCAACAACTTATCAAAACCATTACCACGTAGCCAAGCTTGGAGCCTTCAGCACCATGAGGGACTGGCGGTGAGCCAACAACTACGAAGTCTTTATCAACAATGTATGTGCTAGAGTCTAGAATATTAATAGACTTTGCTATCTCGCTAACCTTGTTCGTTTTAAGTAGTCTATGAGCCCTTATGCGCTGACTAACATTTATGTTTGACGAAGGGTCTTTTATAAGAAGTACTTTACCCCTATAGTACTCTACGTCCTCTGGCTTGTAGAGATAATGATCATAGTGATAATGTGTTATGATAACTATGTCTGCATCACTGATCTCTCCTAGTATTCTCTCCTTGATTTCGTTCAGCCTAGCTATTTCAACAGGATGAGGAGGTAACCCATATCTGCGAGGAGCGTAACTCACGCCTGGATCAATAAGTATCTTGACGCCGCCAACTTCTAAGCTCGTGGCCATAGATCTTGAGCCAAAGCTGTCCGCGCCAAGTATCTTGACTTTTACCTCTACCAAGACTAATCGCCTATTGATTATGTATCGGTGGCGGCCGCATCTTCTTCATCGCATCCGGCTCTGATGAGGGGAAGGCTCCTCACTTCCCCCGTACATTGCTTGAATCTATAATGCTAGGGTGCATAATTCTTACGCTAAGTACCGGAGCACGCAAGCT from Pyrofollis japonicus harbors:
- a CDS encoding SAM-dependent methyltransferase → MIEHLENHFSKWIRAEYQHAKNIAGERLVITNLGRYLTEARRHGLCGNTCSCFGESVLELRDVLYSDPGHVIILDPFAEKVLEPAEAARAEAIVIGGILGDHPPRARTRKLLTSRAPGMRSRSLGPYQLSIDGAVYVALRVIEGANPSDVPLVHRPRITVNLGLVEVEIELPFSYPAVDGKPLISREVVELLARGLGLEEYRELNRG
- a CDS encoding MBL fold metallo-hydrolase encodes the protein MVEVKVKILGADSFGSRSMATSLEVGGVKILIDPGVSYAPRRYGLPPHPVEIARLNEIKERILGEISDADIVIITHYHYDHYLYKPEDVEYYRGKVLLIKDPSSNINVSQRIRAHRLLKTNKVSEIAKSINILDSSTYIVDKDFVVVGSPPVPHGAEGSKLGYVVMVLISCCGEKIVHASDVQGPMSRKALDVILSWKPSLVIISGPPTYFAGIKVEEDKVNQGLSNLRKLVESVDTVIVDHHFARDLNYPSYLEELRSINKRVMSAAEYMGYPIELLEARRKELWKKEKAANSDRASGESFLEVD